A genomic window from Lentibacter algarum includes:
- a CDS encoding MerR family DNA-binding transcriptional regulator, whose translation MPDTDKLMTIREMCDTYDVTPRTLRFYEAKELLSPLRDGQKRLFTRRDRGRLKLILRGKRFGFSLEEIRQLLELYHVGDQQQTQLARTFAIAQERLADMVRQRDELTLAIKDLGDQINGVAQTLAAMAEGKDAAE comes from the coding sequence ATGCCTGATACAGATAAACTGATGACGATCCGCGAGATGTGCGACACCTATGATGTGACGCCCCGCACCTTGCGTTTCTATGAAGCCAAAGAGCTCTTGTCGCCGCTGCGCGACGGCCAGAAGCGCCTGTTCACACGCCGCGATCGTGGTCGCCTCAAGCTCATCCTGCGCGGCAAGCGCTTTGGGTTTTCTCTCGAAGAAATCCGCCAGCTGCTTGAGCTTTACCATGTCGGCGACCAGCAGCAGACACAGCTCGCCCGCACATTTGCAATCGCTCAAGAGCGCCTTGCGGACATGGTTCGCCAGCGTGACGAACTCACCCTAGCGATCAAGGACCTCGGCGACCAGATTAACGGCGTCGCACAGACACTTGCGGCAATGGCCGAAGGCAAAGACGCCGCCGAATAA
- a CDS encoding MerR family DNA-binding transcriptional regulator, with translation MTDTRLNFKDMCAKFDVTPRTLRYYEYIELLQPEREGRSRFYSAREIARMTLIMRGRRWGFPLEDIRQFLLVYEEHGTKAQLQHWIDMADGKLIELEKQRAELNTAIEELTENRRETLETLQTKK, from the coding sequence ATGACGGACACACGGCTAAACTTCAAAGACATGTGCGCCAAATTCGACGTAACGCCGCGCACGTTACGCTACTATGAATACATCGAATTGCTTCAGCCCGAGCGCGAAGGCCGCTCGCGCTTTTACTCCGCTCGCGAGATCGCACGCATGACACTGATCATGCGCGGCCGCCGCTGGGGCTTTCCTCTGGAAGACATACGCCAGTTCCTGCTGGTCTACGAAGAGCATGGTACAAAAGCCCAACTCCAGCACTGGATCGACATGGCCGATGGCAAGCTCATTGAGCTCGAAAAACAACGTGCCGAACTCAACACTGCTATTGAAGAGCTGACGGAAAACCGCCGAGAGACACTGGAAACCCTTCAAACCAAGAAGTGA
- a CDS encoding PaaI family thioesterase, giving the protein MDKTKIAKQFISAIPHSRALGMELTDISDGYARIEMPYSESLVGDPETGVIHGGAVSALMDTCCGAAAMSHPSNPAGTATIDLRIDYMRPATPGQTIATEAHCYHITRSVAFVRATATDDDKENPVATATGAFTVER; this is encoded by the coding sequence ATGGATAAAACCAAAATTGCCAAACAGTTTATTTCCGCGATCCCACACAGCCGCGCATTGGGCATGGAGCTGACGGATATTTCAGACGGCTACGCGCGAATTGAGATGCCTTATTCCGAGTCTCTTGTGGGCGATCCTGAGACAGGGGTGATCCATGGCGGTGCGGTGTCAGCGCTTATGGATACGTGCTGTGGTGCTGCGGCCATGAGCCATCCGAGCAACCCTGCGGGGACGGCGACGATTGATTTGCGCATTGACTATATGCGCCCAGCGACGCCTGGCCAGACCATCGCTACGGAGGCGCATTGTTACCACATCACCCGCTCAGTTGCCTTTGTGCGGGCTACGGCAACGGATGATGATAAAGAGAATCCAGTGGCTACGGCCACAGGGGCCTTTACGGTGGAGCGCTGA
- a CDS encoding PaaI family thioesterase — MAYKRPEPVQVVKQRRDAALSALVHGVPYINFMGIEFDRRGDELTAILPYDDKLIGNPLLPALHGGAISGFMEVAAVIGLGWSVLWDEIERGDLDADEVVQGHMPRLPKTIDFTIDYLRTGLPRDAYARAKVNRSGRRYASVHVEAWQDNRNRIFAQGTGHFLMPPRRDE; from the coding sequence ATGGCTTACAAACGTCCCGAACCTGTGCAGGTTGTCAAACAACGCCGTGATGCGGCCTTGAGTGCGTTGGTGCACGGTGTGCCTTATATCAACTTTATGGGCATCGAATTTGACCGTCGGGGTGACGAGCTCACGGCTATTCTTCCTTATGATGATAAACTCATTGGCAACCCTTTGTTGCCAGCTCTTCATGGCGGGGCGATCTCCGGATTTATGGAAGTGGCGGCTGTGATTGGGCTTGGCTGGTCTGTGCTTTGGGACGAGATTGAGCGCGGCGATCTGGACGCGGATGAAGTTGTTCAAGGGCATATGCCACGGTTGCCAAAGACCATCGACTTTACCATCGATTATCTTCGCACGGGCCTGCCTCGAGATGCTTATGCGCGTGCAAAAGTGAATCGCTCTGGGCGGCGTTATGCGAGCGTGCATGTCGAGGCGTGGCAAGACAATCGCAACCGCATTTTTGCGCAGGGCACGGGGCACTTCCTGATGCCGCCGCGGCGGGATGAGTGA